One stretch of Methylococcus capsulatus DNA includes these proteins:
- a CDS encoding glycosyltransferase gives MSVSGTSISRRLAVFASFSGQGGVEKMITNLAAGFLDAGVTVDLVLARAEGEHLESIPTGVRIVRLNVHHTSTALPGLVRYLRAEKPDAILAAKDRAIRVALLARKLAGSHAPLVGRLGTTVSAALKGKGWMRELTRYAGMRLFYPYLDAIVAVSQGVKDDILAITGLPSERVRVIRNPVITPALERQAAQPCDHPWLNDPAVPVIVGMGRLTRQKGFPDLIAAFARLRRDRVCRLVVIGDGGDRDKLERLVKDLGVSECVAFTGFLKNPHALVARCSLFVLSSLWEGSPNALTEAMALGRPVVSTDCPSGPAELLADGRYGALVPVGEVEALAAAMAHALDRPLPAECLRRAVAEYTQSVSARRYLETLGIAP, from the coding sequence ATGAGTGTTTCCGGAACGTCCATTTCTCGCCGCTTGGCCGTCTTCGCCTCGTTCTCCGGCCAGGGTGGCGTCGAGAAGATGATCACGAACCTGGCTGCGGGCTTTCTCGATGCCGGCGTCACCGTGGATCTGGTGCTGGCACGCGCCGAGGGCGAGCATCTCGAGTCGATCCCGACGGGCGTGCGTATCGTCAGGTTGAACGTCCACCACACCTCCACCGCCTTGCCGGGTCTGGTCCGATACCTCCGCGCAGAGAAACCGGACGCCATCCTCGCCGCCAAGGACCGAGCCATCCGGGTCGCACTGCTCGCCCGCAAGCTAGCCGGCTCGCATGCCCCGCTGGTGGGACGGCTGGGCACCACGGTGTCGGCCGCCCTCAAAGGCAAAGGCTGGATGCGCGAATTGACCCGGTATGCCGGCATGCGCTTGTTTTATCCGTACCTGGATGCAATCGTCGCTGTCTCCCAGGGCGTGAAAGATGACATCCTCGCCATCACCGGCCTGCCCTCCGAGCGAGTCCGGGTCATCCGCAATCCCGTCATCACCCCGGCACTGGAACGGCAGGCCGCCCAGCCCTGCGATCACCCCTGGCTGAACGATCCGGCCGTCCCTGTCATCGTCGGTATGGGCCGGCTCACCCGGCAGAAGGGATTCCCCGATCTCATCGCCGCCTTCGCCCGGTTGCGCCGGGACCGCGTCTGCCGGCTCGTCGTCATCGGCGACGGCGGCGACCGGGATAAACTGGAGCGGCTGGTGAAAGACCTCGGCGTGAGCGAGTGCGTGGCTTTCACCGGCTTCCTGAAGAATCCGCATGCGCTGGTCGCGCGCTGCAGCCTGTTCGTGCTCTCCTCGCTGTGGGAGGGTTCACCGAACGCACTGACCGAAGCAATGGCCCTGGGCCGGCCAGTGGTCTCGACCGACTGCCCGAGCGGTCCAGCGGAATTGCTGGCCGATGGCAGATATGGGGCGCTGGTGCCGGTCGGCGAGGTCGAGGCGCTGGCCGCGGCTATGGCGCACGCGCTGGATCGCCCGCTGCCGGCTGAATGCCTGCGTCGGGCGGTGGCCGAATACACACAATCCGTCAGCGCGCGGCGATACCTGGAAACGTTAGGGATCGCCCCCTGA